A genome region from Lysobacterales bacterium includes the following:
- a CDS encoding chemotaxis protein CheW → MDEIRTDLRGVLVPISETRLLLPNAVIAEVITFVSPDPVATKATWLLGKVNWRNYRLPLVSIASFAGFVGRESLLNVKIAILKGLSGKAQVPYLAVLTQGFPRLTVIGPESVQVDTAAERRPGIMMSVRLTSDESDAHIPDMDAIEAAVADELD, encoded by the coding sequence ATGGATGAGATCAGAACCGACCTCCGCGGCGTGCTGGTGCCGATCAGCGAGACGCGCCTGCTGCTGCCCAACGCCGTCATCGCCGAGGTCATCACCTTCGTCAGCCCCGATCCGGTGGCGACCAAGGCGACCTGGCTTCTGGGCAAGGTCAATTGGCGCAACTACAGGTTGCCGCTTGTTTCGATCGCGTCCTTCGCCGGCTTCGTTGGCAGGGAGAGCCTGCTCAACGTAAAGATCGCCATTCTCAAGGGCCTCAGCGGCAAGGCCCAGGTGCCCTACCTCGCGGTGCTGACCCAGGGCTTTCCGCGCCTCACCGTGATCGGACCGGAATCGGTTCAGGTCGATACGGCGGCGGAGCGTCGTCCGGGCATCATGATGAGCGTGCGGCTGACTTCGGACGAATCCGACGCCCACATTCCCGACATGGACGCCATCGAGGCGGCGGTCGCGGACGAGCTGGACTAG
- a CDS encoding Hpt domain-containing protein → MRPDSGIDQTSLAWLKPEIDASLARAGQALERHAEENFTGDGANEALAALHEVLGGLRMLELYGAALVAEEMEALVVALSKGSVQRVEDALTSLLRATLQLPDYLERLQSGYRDVPIVLLPLLNDLRSCRGEKLLSESVLLVPPSDPEPPSHLPRPGERLAAAELERRLVAVRRDWQFALLQWFRGQDNEAALARLADASTKILGVVSVRPARQLWWVASAVTGAMQEHALDASISAKLLYGRLDREIKRLVDQGEVLYQQVPPTDLLRSLLYYAAQSAGGATGEVQAAFQLGDLVRSDAEVDEARGALTGRNSSLLNSVVQALEEELLKVKDALDLYIRGDRGDTSLLKAELEVLDRVADTLGMVGMGRERADVQAQRTALAGMVAGGHGDDQALLEIAGALIGVESSLQSHREHLGVAGEDAGSGERRRLAAAVVREAAVNLQQAKELFVAHLAGAAGNDHNVTSAMLLRDVAGALRVLEFEAASERALSLAGFLRARDAAAMPLSAEEINGFADALAGLEFYLELVADHQGHGEGGLERVTEALLRLGHWPPRLSLRDLFGATAGVGPGTASTAGPDASALADSASAAAIPEPPMPERITDEVVEPERPIEATASAGLEIAGREPFQALIDEAGFGFDADSAAGADPEIRDTFLEELSEEVGNLDASLPGYVRNPDELELLRTIRRSYHTIKGSGRMVGARVLGEFAWQIENLLNRVLAGKRPASPSVMRVLENASATLPEFHAALCGDLKPRRDIAGIMAVAAALAEGEELMLPVDAMAPVRADRPRPPAPEAAAPPAGMATPGIEVAQSALQTGGDGSGPEPVVEDAGFAWTESEDATSAWEPATGDAGEILDPVLLDILRSEVAGHIGVIDAYLHDSRENPAMAAVPEHLLRAVHTLNGAFGAVELPAVTQLTAALEAYVRRLRALRRAPSDEGYAVVTDASGALSQVLDRLDAGRELPDLVPLSNRLASLTEELQEVREDTAWLVGEPVPPVEQLLAEAAREDAEARAAEARAADLMATTAPVQDAELPESAGQATEDLPAIDSGLTDGELERMFAAADDGEDLEIAFEAADLASGGADDADSTALLDSFLEPTPIAPTAAAERDEEQPGGGEQPATFDWAELPPSSPTEPAAEPQQAAPDAEFRRAAPLEPLPSAADDGWQAVEGDERALLRSLLDGQKPLPPGDIDPDLAELFREEAREILDRCEQHLARGADIGQSELSQELARELHTLKGGARMAGFIEAGELGHAMESLLEAANNEQRDLDAEDLTLIGRCLDRLNGLVFGVAAAAETAQVAPAAAPAPAAEPREPASPPPPGGDGARRMPEHVDLHALTAGAVPAAEGVVTEFVRVRADQLDSLVNLAGEVGIIRTRLEQQIGSFRFSLEEFEQTVMRLREQLRKLEIEAETQILSREVRVQEQSGGTSGFDPLEMDRFSQLQQLSRALAESMSDLQSIQGLLDEHTRLAESLLLQQSRAGAELQEGLMRARMVPFESMLPRLRRLVRQEAEALGKKVRLTVEGAQGELDRGVLERMAAPFEHMLRNALVHGLEGPADRRSVGKGEEGELRIKVAREATEVVIEVADDGRGIDAQRVRRTAIDRGLLSAESDLSDRDLYGFILEPGFSTASELTQYAGRGVGMDVVASEIKQLGGSLAIDSTMGQGASFRVRLPYTLAVSQAVLVRVSDHTFAVPMVGVQGIVRLAYANYKERIRETRPKVEYAGEDYEIYELDAVLGMHPSLLDDNAQVPLLMVRAGDLKVALRVDSLLGGREIVVKPVGPQLARIPGVFGATILGDGAVVVILDVSALLRRAAALRDRGDALAPVAPVVPAARQRPLVLVVDDSITMRKVSARVLEREGYEVQTAKDGLDALEHVHERLPDVILLDLEMPRMDGYEFAGYMRNDPRFRAVPIIVITSRVGEKHRARAFEIGVNRYLGKPYQEADMLKAVSELLAEQQSVN, encoded by the coding sequence ATGCGTCCTGACAGCGGAATCGACCAGACCAGCCTGGCGTGGCTGAAGCCCGAGATCGACGCCAGCCTGGCCCGTGCCGGGCAGGCGCTGGAACGCCATGCCGAAGAGAACTTCACCGGTGACGGTGCCAACGAGGCCCTTGCCGCGCTGCACGAGGTGCTGGGCGGCCTGCGCATGCTCGAACTGTATGGCGCTGCGCTGGTGGCTGAGGAAATGGAGGCGCTGGTCGTGGCGCTGTCCAAGGGCAGCGTCCAGCGCGTCGAGGACGCGCTCACCAGCCTGTTGCGCGCCACCTTGCAGTTGCCCGATTACCTGGAGCGGCTGCAGAGCGGCTATCGCGACGTGCCCATCGTCCTGCTGCCGCTGCTCAACGACCTGCGCTCGTGTCGTGGCGAGAAGCTGCTCAGCGAGAGCGTCCTGCTGGTGCCGCCCAGCGACCCGGAACCGCCTTCCCACCTGCCCAGGCCCGGCGAGCGCCTTGCGGCGGCCGAGCTGGAGCGCCGGCTGGTGGCGGTGCGGCGCGACTGGCAGTTCGCCCTTCTCCAGTGGTTCCGCGGCCAGGACAACGAGGCCGCGTTGGCACGGCTTGCCGACGCCTCCACGAAAATCCTCGGCGTGGTCTCGGTACGTCCGGCCCGCCAGCTCTGGTGGGTCGCATCGGCGGTCACAGGTGCGATGCAGGAACACGCGCTGGACGCCAGCATCTCCGCCAAGCTCCTTTACGGGCGACTCGATCGCGAGATCAAGCGGCTGGTGGATCAGGGCGAGGTGCTGTACCAGCAGGTGCCGCCGACCGACCTGTTGCGCAGCCTGCTCTACTATGCCGCCCAGTCGGCGGGTGGCGCCACCGGCGAGGTCCAGGCGGCCTTCCAGCTCGGCGACCTGGTGCGTTCCGATGCCGAGGTCGACGAGGCGAGGGGCGCGCTGACCGGCCGCAACAGTTCTCTGCTCAACAGCGTCGTCCAGGCGCTCGAGGAGGAACTGCTCAAGGTCAAGGACGCCCTCGACCTCTACATCCGCGGCGACCGCGGCGACACCAGCCTGCTCAAGGCCGAACTGGAAGTCCTCGACCGTGTCGCCGACACCCTGGGCATGGTCGGCATGGGCCGCGAGCGCGCCGATGTCCAGGCGCAGCGCACCGCCCTGGCCGGCATGGTGGCCGGCGGCCACGGCGACGATCAGGCGTTGCTCGAGATCGCCGGTGCGCTGATCGGCGTCGAGTCCTCCCTGCAGTCGCACCGCGAGCACCTTGGCGTGGCCGGCGAGGACGCCGGCAGCGGCGAGCGCAGGCGTCTGGCGGCCGCGGTGGTGCGCGAGGCGGCGGTCAACCTTCAGCAGGCCAAGGAGCTTTTCGTCGCCCACCTGGCCGGTGCTGCCGGCAACGACCACAACGTCACCTCCGCCATGTTGCTGCGCGACGTCGCCGGCGCCCTGCGCGTGCTCGAGTTCGAGGCCGCGTCCGAGCGCGCGCTGTCGCTGGCCGGCTTCCTGCGTGCCAGGGACGCCGCGGCGATGCCGCTGTCGGCCGAGGAGATCAACGGATTCGCCGATGCCCTAGCGGGTCTGGAGTTCTATCTGGAACTGGTCGCCGACCACCAGGGTCATGGCGAGGGCGGTCTGGAGCGGGTCACCGAGGCACTGCTGCGGCTCGGCCACTGGCCACCGCGGCTGTCCCTGCGCGACCTGTTCGGCGCGACCGCCGGGGTGGGGCCGGGTACGGCCTCGACCGCCGGGCCCGATGCCTCCGCGCTGGCCGACTCCGCGTCCGCCGCCGCGATCCCCGAGCCGCCAATGCCCGAACGGATCACCGATGAGGTGGTCGAACCCGAGCGCCCGATCGAGGCGACGGCCAGCGCCGGTCTGGAAATCGCCGGACGCGAGCCGTTCCAGGCGTTGATCGACGAAGCCGGCTTCGGTTTCGACGCCGATTCCGCCGCTGGCGCGGATCCAGAGATTCGCGACACCTTCCTCGAGGAGCTTTCCGAGGAGGTTGGCAACCTCGACGCCAGCCTTCCCGGTTACGTCCGCAACCCGGACGAGCTGGAGCTCCTGCGCACCATCCGGCGCTCCTACCACACCATCAAGGGCAGCGGCCGCATGGTCGGTGCCCGTGTGCTGGGTGAATTCGCCTGGCAGATCGAGAACCTTCTCAACCGGGTGCTGGCGGGCAAGCGCCCGGCGAGCCCGTCGGTGATGCGGGTGCTGGAGAACGCCAGTGCAACGCTTCCGGAGTTTCATGCGGCGTTGTGTGGCGACCTGAAGCCTCGTCGTGACATCGCCGGCATCATGGCCGTGGCTGCGGCACTGGCCGAAGGCGAGGAGCTGATGCTGCCGGTCGACGCGATGGCGCCGGTGCGGGCCGATCGACCGCGCCCGCCCGCGCCGGAGGCCGCGGCCCCGCCTGCGGGCATGGCGACACCGGGCATCGAGGTCGCGCAGTCCGCGTTGCAGACCGGGGGCGACGGTTCCGGACCGGAACCGGTCGTGGAGGATGCCGGATTCGCCTGGACGGAAAGCGAGGACGCGACGTCCGCCTGGGAGCCTGCGACCGGCGATGCCGGGGAAATCCTGGACCCGGTGCTGCTCGACATCCTGCGCAGCGAAGTCGCCGGACACATCGGCGTGATCGACGCCTATCTCCACGATTCCCGCGAGAATCCGGCGATGGCGGCGGTGCCGGAGCATCTGCTGCGCGCGGTGCATACGCTCAACGGCGCGTTCGGCGCGGTCGAGCTGCCGGCGGTGACCCAGCTCACGGCGGCGCTGGAAGCTTACGTCCGGCGGCTGCGTGCCTTGCGAAGGGCGCCGTCCGACGAGGGCTACGCGGTCGTGACCGACGCCAGCGGGGCACTTTCCCAGGTGCTGGACCGGCTCGATGCCGGGCGGGAGCTTCCCGACCTGGTGCCGCTTTCCAATCGTCTGGCGTCGCTCACCGAAGAGTTGCAGGAAGTCCGCGAGGACACGGCCTGGCTGGTCGGAGAGCCGGTGCCGCCGGTCGAGCAGCTGCTGGCGGAAGCCGCGCGGGAAGACGCCGAGGCCCGGGCGGCCGAGGCGAGGGCGGCCGACCTGATGGCGACGACCGCTCCCGTGCAGGACGCGGAGCTGCCGGAGTCGGCGGGACAGGCCACCGAGGATCTGCCGGCCATCGATTCCGGGCTGACGGACGGCGAGCTCGAGCGGATGTTCGCTGCCGCCGACGACGGCGAGGATCTGGAAATCGCCTTCGAGGCTGCCGACCTGGCGTCGGGTGGCGCGGACGATGCCGATTCCACTGCGCTGCTTGACTCCTTTCTGGAGCCCACGCCGATCGCGCCGACCGCCGCCGCCGAGCGGGACGAGGAGCAGCCGGGGGGCGGGGAGCAGCCGGCGACATTCGACTGGGCCGAGCTGCCGCCGTCATCCCCGACGGAACCGGCGGCGGAGCCGCAGCAAGCCGCTCCCGACGCGGAATTCCGGCGTGCGGCACCGCTCGAGCCGCTGCCATCGGCCGCCGACGACGGCTGGCAGGCGGTCGAGGGCGACGAGCGGGCCCTGCTGAGATCCCTGCTCGACGGCCAGAAGCCACTGCCGCCGGGCGACATCGATCCCGATCTTGCCGAGCTCTTCCGTGAAGAAGCGCGCGAGATCCTCGACCGCTGCGAGCAGCATCTGGCCCGGGGTGCGGATATCGGCCAGTCCGAGCTGTCCCAGGAGCTGGCCCGCGAGCTGCATACGCTCAAGGGTGGCGCGCGCATGGCCGGTTTCATCGAGGCCGGCGAGCTGGGTCACGCCATGGAGTCGCTGCTGGAGGCGGCAAACAACGAGCAGCGCGACCTCGACGCCGAGGACCTGACCCTGATCGGACGTTGCCTGGATCGCCTGAACGGTCTGGTCTTCGGCGTTGCTGCGGCGGCTGAAACGGCTCAAGTGGCGCCCGCAGCGGCGCCGGCACCGGCCGCGGAGCCGCGCGAACCGGCTTCGCCGCCGCCGCCTGGCGGCGACGGCGCCAGGCGCATGCCCGAGCATGTCGACCTGCATGCGCTCACCGCCGGTGCGGTTCCCGCTGCCGAAGGCGTGGTCACCGAGTTCGTGCGCGTGCGCGCGGACCAGCTCGACTCGCTGGTCAACCTCGCCGGAGAGGTGGGCATCATCCGGACCCGACTGGAGCAGCAGATCGGATCGTTCCGCTTCAGCCTGGAGGAGTTCGAGCAGACCGTCATGCGCCTGCGCGAGCAGCTGCGCAAGCTGGAGATCGAGGCCGAGACCCAGATCCTCTCGCGCGAGGTGCGCGTGCAGGAGCAGAGCGGCGGAACCTCCGGTTTCGATCCGCTGGAGATGGACCGCTTCTCCCAGCTGCAGCAGCTCTCCCGCGCGCTCGCGGAGTCGATGTCCGACCTGCAGTCGATCCAGGGTCTTCTTGACGAACATACCCGGCTCGCCGAATCGCTCCTGCTGCAGCAGTCCCGGGCTGGCGCCGAGCTCCAGGAAGGACTCATGCGCGCGCGCATGGTGCCGTTCGAGAGCATGCTGCCGCGCCTTCGTCGCCTGGTCCGGCAGGAAGCCGAAGCGCTGGGCAAGAAGGTTCGCCTGACCGTCGAGGGCGCCCAGGGCGAACTCGACCGTGGCGTGCTGGAACGCATGGCGGCGCCGTTCGAGCACATGCTGCGCAACGCGCTCGTGCATGGACTGGAAGGCCCGGCCGATCGCCGCTCCGTGGGCAAGGGCGAAGAGGGCGAGCTGCGCATCAAGGTCGCCCGCGAGGCTACCGAAGTGGTCATCGAGGTCGCCGACGACGGCCGGGGTATCGATGCCCAGCGCGTGCGGCGGACCGCCATCGACCGCGGCCTGCTGTCCGCCGAATCGGACCTCAGCGACCGCGATCTGTACGGCTTCATCCTCGAACCCGGCTTCTCGACTGCCTCGGAGCTGACCCAGTACGCCGGTCGCGGCGTCGGCATGGACGTGGTCGCCAGCGAAATCAAGCAGCTCGGCGGCAGCCTGGCGATCGACTCCACCATGGGCCAGGGCGCCAGCTTCCGGGTGCGCCTGCCCTACACCCTGGCGGTCAGCCAGGCGGTGCTGGTCCGGGTCTCGGACCACACCTTTGCCGTACCCATGGTGGGCGTCCAGGGAATCGTCCGGCTCGCCTACGCCAACTACAAGGAGCGCATCCGCGAGACCCGCCCGAAGGTCGAGTACGCGGGAGAGGACTACGAGATCTACGAACTGGATGCGGTGCTCGGCATGCATCCGTCGCTGCTCGACGACAACGCCCAGGTGCCGCTGCTGATGGTGCGTGCCGGCGACCTCAAGGTCGCCCTGCGCGTGGACTCGCTGCTGGGCGGCCGGGAAATCGTGGTCAAGCCGGTCGGACCCCAGCTGGCGCGCATCCCCGGCGTGTTCGGCGCCACCATCCTCGGCGATGGCGCCGTGGTGGTGATCCTGGACGTCTCGGCCCTGTTGCGCCGTGCCGCCGCGCTTCGCGATCGCGGCGACGCGCTGGCGCCGGTGGCGCCGGTGGTGCCGGCGGCCCGCCAGCGGCCGCTGGTCCTGGTGGTCGACGACTCGATCACCATGCGCAAGGTCAGCGCCCGGGTGCTCGAGCGCGAGGGCTACGAGGTGCAGACCGCGAAGGATGGCCTGGACGCGCTGGAGCACGTCCACGAGCGCCTGCCCGACGTCATCCTGCTCGACCTCGAGATGCCGCGCATGGACGGCTACGAGTTTGCCGGCTACATGCGCAACGACCCGCGCTTCCGCGCCGTGCCGATCATCGTCATCACCTCGCGCGTCGGCGAGAAGCACCGGGCGCGCGCCTTCGAGATCGGCGTCAACCGGTATCTCGGCAAGCCCTACCAGGAAGCAGACATGCTCAAGGCGGTCTCCGAGCTGTTGGCCGAACAGCAGTCAGTCAACTAA
- a CDS encoding methyl-accepting chemotaxis protein has product MASSKARTPGSRSSGFRFWAALLIIALAVFVANFWLGQQLTATVSGATANASRLQVTSLRVAGYAERAARGNEVAFEELNTALNTGTSTLAELDAVRGQGDGQVGQSQDTLATAWGALSGAARQVLERRQSVLDATQAAQTLQEGLPIVQQRMNDVVRALAERGSAQQVFVASNQLLLIDRMLRRTGDVLNANRGVDAAAEGVGRDGTIFGQVVEALLNGNADLGIRPVDIAAARAGLAEATQAWEQLAPSLVALSAGAASIGAARNAAESARIESENMLLAGNQHGRVWEESAARRPFPNLLWGFASGLLALISLIGLGLSFWATERRRFQETNELNQRNQEAILRLLDEMGSLADGDLTVQATVTEDITGAIADSMNYTVEQLRSLVGTLTTTSSQVAESSQETLDTAARLAQSAEQQARQVGAATQSVTEMARSIAAVSDNASRSAEVAQRSVSIATEGAQVVRETIAGMDAIREQIQETSKRIKRLGESSQEIGAIVELINDIAEQTNILALNAAIQAASAGEAGRGFAVVADEVQRLAERAGNATRRIETLVQTIQSDTNEAVGSMEQTTAGVVHGARLAENAGRALNQIENVSQELAQLISQISEASQQQSRGASEIAGTMDAIRGFTDDTATGANRTARSVGKLAELAAGLRRSVADFKLPTELPDEIDGAYDADMVSVPDDSAD; this is encoded by the coding sequence ATGGCTAGCTCCAAAGCAAGGACGCCCGGCTCGCGCTCCAGCGGATTCAGGTTCTGGGCTGCGCTGCTGATCATCGCCCTGGCCGTATTCGTCGCCAATTTCTGGCTCGGCCAGCAGCTGACGGCCACGGTCTCGGGCGCCACCGCCAACGCCAGCCGGTTGCAGGTGACCTCGTTGCGCGTCGCCGGCTATGCCGAGCGCGCCGCACGCGGCAACGAGGTGGCCTTCGAGGAACTCAACACCGCCCTGAACACCGGAACCAGCACCCTCGCCGAACTTGACGCGGTGCGCGGACAGGGCGATGGCCAGGTCGGCCAGAGCCAGGACACCCTGGCCACCGCGTGGGGTGCCCTGAGCGGCGCCGCCCGCCAGGTGCTCGAGCGCCGCCAGTCGGTGCTCGATGCCACGCAGGCCGCGCAGACCCTCCAGGAAGGCCTGCCGATCGTGCAGCAGCGCATGAACGACGTGGTCCGCGCCCTTGCCGAGCGCGGCAGCGCACAGCAGGTGTTCGTGGCATCCAACCAGCTGCTCCTGATCGACCGGATGCTCCGGCGCACCGGCGACGTGCTGAACGCCAACCGCGGCGTGGACGCCGCCGCCGAAGGTGTCGGCCGCGACGGCACCATCTTCGGCCAGGTCGTCGAAGCCCTGCTCAACGGCAACGCCGACCTCGGCATCCGCCCGGTCGACATCGCCGCCGCCCGCGCCGGCCTGGCCGAGGCGACCCAGGCCTGGGAACAGCTCGCGCCCAGCCTGGTGGCGCTGTCCGCGGGTGCCGCCAGCATCGGTGCAGCGCGGAACGCCGCCGAGAGCGCGCGCATCGAGAGCGAGAACATGCTGCTGGCCGGCAACCAGCACGGCCGCGTCTGGGAGGAGTCGGCGGCGCGCCGGCCGTTCCCCAACCTGCTGTGGGGCTTCGCCTCGGGCCTGTTGGCCCTGATCTCGCTGATCGGCCTGGGCCTGTCGTTCTGGGCCACGGAGCGGCGCCGCTTCCAGGAGACCAACGAGCTCAACCAGCGAAACCAGGAGGCGATCCTGCGCCTGCTCGACGAAATGGGCTCGCTGGCGGACGGCGACCTGACCGTGCAGGCGACCGTGACCGAGGACATCACCGGCGCCATCGCCGACTCGATGAACTACACCGTTGAACAGCTGCGCAGCCTGGTCGGCACCCTGACCACGACGTCGTCGCAGGTCGCCGAATCGTCGCAGGAGACCCTGGACACTGCGGCGCGCCTGGCGCAGTCGGCCGAGCAGCAGGCCCGCCAGGTCGGCGCGGCCACCCAGTCGGTGACCGAGATGGCGCGCTCGATCGCCGCGGTGTCGGATAACGCCTCGCGTTCCGCGGAGGTCGCGCAACGCTCGGTGAGCATCGCCACGGAGGGCGCCCAGGTGGTCCGCGAGACGATCGCCGGCATGGACGCAATTCGCGAGCAGATCCAGGAAACATCCAAGCGAATCAAGCGTCTGGGCGAATCCTCGCAGGAAATCGGTGCGATCGTCGAGCTGATCAACGACATCGCCGAGCAGACCAACATCCTGGCGCTCAACGCGGCCATCCAGGCGGCCTCGGCCGGTGAGGCCGGTCGCGGTTTCGCGGTGGTCGCCGACGAAGTCCAGCGACTGGCGGAACGCGCCGGTAACGCCACCCGACGCATCGAAACCCTGGTGCAGACCATTCAGAGCGACACCAACGAGGCGGTCGGTTCGATGGAGCAGACCACCGCCGGCGTGGTGCACGGTGCCCGCCTGGCGGAGAACGCCGGCCGCGCCCTGAACCAGATCGAAAACGTCTCGCAGGAGCTGGCGCAGCTGATCTCCCAGATTTCCGAGGCCTCCCAGCAGCAGTCGCGAGGCGCCTCGGAGATCGCTGGCACCATGGACGCGATCCGCGGATTCACCGACGACACCGCGACCGGCGCCAACCGCACCGCGCGTTCGGTCGGCAAGCTTGCCGAATTGGCAGCCGGCCTGCGCCGCTCGGTCGCCGACTTCAAGCTGCCCACGGAACTGCCCGACGAGATCGACGGGGCCTACGATGCCGACATGGTGTCGGTCCCTGACGACTCCGCCGACTGA
- a CDS encoding chemotaxis protein CheW produces MAGEVTTTAYALLLDYERRALEHRAEAPASQQAGPQLWRGLSFSVQGIETVSAIGEIAEILVPPSLTFVPGAQPWLRGIANLRGTLLTVVDLGHFLFDAPTPYDDRNRVLVVRQRGTAATGLLVDAVLGQRAFDEAAAVVAEDVIDPRMLAYVPYAFADGAGERFWPVLSLPTLLRAQAFLDAAA; encoded by the coding sequence ATGGCAGGGGAGGTGACCACCACCGCCTACGCGCTGCTGCTCGATTACGAGCGGCGGGCGCTCGAGCATCGCGCAGAGGCGCCGGCCTCGCAGCAGGCCGGGCCGCAGCTGTGGCGTGGCCTGAGCTTTTCGGTGCAGGGCATCGAGACGGTGTCGGCGATCGGCGAGATCGCCGAGATCCTGGTGCCGCCTTCGCTGACCTTCGTCCCGGGCGCCCAGCCATGGCTGCGCGGCATCGCCAATCTGCGCGGCACCCTGCTGACCGTGGTCGACCTGGGCCATTTCCTGTTCGATGCCCCGACACCTTACGACGATCGCAACCGCGTGCTGGTGGTTCGCCAGCGCGGCACCGCGGCGACCGGACTGCTGGTAGACGCGGTGCTCGGCCAGCGCGCCTTCGACGAGGCCGCGGCGGTGGTCGCCGAGGACGTGATCGATCCGCGCATGCTCGCCTATGTTCCCTATGCATTTGCCGATGGCGCCGGTGAGCGCTTCTGGCCGGTGCTTTCCCTGCCGACCCTGCTCCGGGCGCAGGCCTTTCTCGACGCGGCGGCCTGA
- a CDS encoding response regulator produces the protein MAHILIIDDSPTETQIYRGILEKHGHQVTSAGHAEEGIAAAKREHPDLILMDVVMPGMNGFQATRSLSKDPETSAIPVIILSSKSMETDRIWGLRQGARDYLVKPARENDLIERVNAALGG, from the coding sequence GTGGCACACATCCTCATCATCGACGACTCGCCGACCGAGACCCAGATCTACCGGGGCATTCTCGAGAAGCACGGCCACCAGGTGACCTCGGCTGGCCATGCCGAAGAAGGCATCGCGGCCGCCAAGCGGGAGCATCCCGACCTCATCCTCATGGATGTGGTGATGCCCGGCATGAACGGCTTCCAGGCCACCCGCAGCCTGAGCAAGGATCCGGAGACCTCGGCCATCCCGGTCATCATCCTCAGCAGCAAGAGCATGGAGACCGACCGCATCTGGGGGCTGCGCCAGGGCGCGCGCGACTACCTGGTCAAGCCGGCCCGGGAGAATGACCTGATCGAGCGCGTCAACGCCGCGCTCGGCGGCTAG
- the pilG gene encoding twitching motility response regulator PilG translates to MDNSGSIAGLKVMVIDDSRTIRRSAETLLKNEGCEVITANDGFEALAKITDYQPHIIFVDIMMPRLDGYQTCALIKNNQIYRSTPVIMLSSKDGLFDKARGRIVGSEEYLTKPFTRDELLGAIRRNVDRG, encoded by the coding sequence ATGGACAACAGCGGCAGCATTGCCGGGCTGAAAGTGATGGTGATCGACGATTCCCGGACCATCCGGCGATCGGCGGAAACCCTCCTCAAGAACGAGGGGTGCGAGGTCATCACCGCCAACGACGGATTCGAGGCGCTGGCCAAGATCACCGACTACCAGCCCCACATCATCTTCGTGGACATCATGATGCCGCGCCTGGACGGCTACCAGACCTGCGCGCTCATCAAGAACAACCAGATCTATCGCTCGACGCCGGTGATCATGCTGTCGTCGAAGGATGGCCTGTTCGACAAGGCCAGGGGCCGCATAGTCGGCTCCGAGGAATATCTCACCAAGCCGTTCACGCGGGACGAGTTGCTCGGTGCGATCCGCCGCAACGTCGACCGCGGCTGA
- the gshB gene encoding glutathione synthase produces the protein MPLAIAVLMDPIRAIKPVKDTTFAMLLEAARRGHRLYYLEQGDLACDGAAPRARMAPLAVREDSANWFTLGDPQWLELASMDVLLLRKDPPFDREYLYDTLLADLAEREGVAVVNRPQSLRDANEKLFALHFPQCCPPTRVARDPAVLLDFVETQGLAVLKPLDGMGGRGVFRAQAGDPNLNVILETLTEGGRSLAMAQRWLPEIDQGDKRILVVDGRAVPFCLARIPQGSDFRGNLARGGRGEARPLSDRDRWIVDQVAPELVRRGLLFVGLDVIGDWLTEVNVTSPTGVRELDAQCGLNIAALLMDALESRRSR, from the coding sequence ATGCCGCTCGCCATCGCCGTGCTGATGGATCCGATCCGGGCCATCAAGCCGGTCAAGGACACCACCTTCGCGATGCTCCTGGAGGCCGCCCGCCGCGGCCACCGGCTCTACTACCTGGAGCAGGGCGACCTGGCCTGCGACGGTGCCGCGCCCCGGGCCCGGATGGCGCCGCTGGCCGTTCGCGAGGATTCCGCGAACTGGTTCACACTCGGCGACCCGCAGTGGCTGGAACTGGCCAGCATGGACGTCCTGCTGCTGCGCAAGGACCCGCCCTTCGACCGCGAGTACCTCTACGACACCCTGCTGGCCGACCTGGCCGAACGGGAGGGGGTGGCCGTGGTCAACCGGCCACAATCCCTGCGCGACGCCAACGAGAAGCTTTTCGCCCTGCATTTCCCGCAGTGCTGCCCGCCGACCCGGGTCGCCCGCGACCCGGCGGTGCTGCTGGATTTCGTGGAGACGCAGGGCCTGGCGGTCCTGAAGCCCCTGGACGGCATGGGCGGTCGCGGGGTGTTCCGGGCCCAGGCCGGCGACCCCAACCTGAACGTGATCCTGGAAACCTTGACCGAGGGCGGCCGGAGCCTGGCCATGGCCCAACGCTGGCTGCCCGAGATCGACCAGGGCGACAAGCGCATCCTGGTCGTCGATGGCAGGGCGGTGCCCTTCTGCCTTGCCCGCATCCCCCAGGGCAGCGACTTCCGCGGCAACCTAGCGCGCGGCGGGCGGGGCGAGGCCAGGCCGCTTTCCGACCGCGACCGCTGGATCGTCGACCAGGTCGCCCCGGAGCTGGTCCGGCGCGGCCTGCTGTTCGTGGGCCTGGACGTGATCGGCGACTGGCTGACCGAGGTCAACGTGACCAGCCCGACCGGCGTGCGCGAACTCGATGCGCAATGCGGCCTCAACATCGCCGCCCTGCTGATGGACGCGCTCGAGTCGCGGCGCAGCCGATGA